From the genome of Gadus chalcogrammus isolate NIFS_2021 unplaced genomic scaffold, NIFS_Gcha_1.0 GACHA114, whole genome shotgun sequence, one region includes:
- the LOC130378901 gene encoding E3 ubiquitin-protein ligase Midline-1-like: MDTVSEPDPGLTMEPEDKSLDPRKTSHRRFALKSCNIVLLIFGLLSFLLISLQFSSVMPTEEEEEAPSITEFHSSTHVLPVGQTARYTCHAGGTPEPTVEWLHNGRPLERNSTVNQSEAWVERGFLFVRGGRYGVNTVCCMASNSAGTANHSAELLVFDACDLTLDPNTAHRRLSLSEDNRKVTRVEEDQSYPDHQDRFDYYLQVLGREALTGRCYWEVEWEGRVVIGVTYRGITRRGRDVDGWLGQNNKSWVLYCTDGLYAARYNGREAVLPLPPAGSTRVGVYLDRPAGSLSFYRVSPGGGGSSDTLTHLHTFWSSFTQEDLLPGVRVRWGGGVLSLSVSVVENKNGRGSPGPQ, from the exons ATGGACACTGtctctgaaccggaccctggactcACTATGGAACCTGAGGACAAGTCTTTGGACCCGAGGAAGACCAGCCAcagaagatttg CCCTAAAGTCCTGCAACATTGTCTTGCTGATATTCGGACTGCTGAGTTTTCTCTTAATCTCCCTGCAGTTCA gttcagtgatgcccacagaggaggaggaggaggcccccagcatcacagagttccactcctctacccacgtgttgcccgtgggccaaacggcCCGCTACACCTGCCACGCCGGCGGCACGCCGGAGCCCACAGTAGAGTGGCTCCACAACGGCAGGCCCCTGGAGAGGAACAGCacagtcaaccaatcagaggcctgggtggagagggggttcctcttcgtcagaggtgggaggtacggcgtgaacacggtctgctgcatggcgagcaacagcgctggcacggccaatcacagcgctgagctgcttgtctttg atgcctgtgacctcacactggaccccaacacggcccacagacgactctctctgtctgaggacaacaggaaggtgacgcgggttgaagaggaccagtcgtatccggatcaccaagacagatttgactactatctccaggtgttgggtagagaggctctgactggccgctgttactgggaggtagagtgggaaggacgggttgttataggagtgacatacagaggaatcacaaggagaggacggGATGTTGACGGCTGGCTTGGAcagaacaacaagtcctgggtaCTTTATTGTACTGATGGACTTTACGctgcccggtacaacggtagagaggcagtcctccctctcccccccgctggctccaccagagtaggagtgtatctggaccggcctgctggctctttgtccttctacagagtgtccccaggtggaggagggtcctcagacacactgacacacctccacaccttctggtcctccttcacccaggaggacctcctcccgggggtgagggtacggtggggggggggggtcctcagcctctctgtgtcggttgtagaaaataAAAACGGGCGCGGGTCCCCAGGGCCGCAGTGA